Proteins co-encoded in one Montipora capricornis isolate CH-2021 chromosome 12, ASM3666992v2, whole genome shotgun sequence genomic window:
- the LOC138026828 gene encoding uncharacterized protein, which produces MAGIQQCWSYDDFDLDDDVFVSLEEAIRKKEESYFGNPKHYMLFSGAAMGSDTYWQKLGAKYGVRVKAFSFKTHGTKACGRVVLSDEQLQQADDFLHMANKTLKRRFPTGKSYVNKLLRRSWHQVKDTSAVFAIGKISVHGNIVEGGTGWAVQMAVDARKPVYVFDIVSSGWKIYDYGKKKFSIFKTVPRLSLNFTGIGTRALPENGKAAIEKVFQETFGKLPR; this is translated from the coding sequence ATGGCGGGCATACAACAGTGTTGGAGTTATGATGATTTTGATCTTGATGACGatgttttcgtttctcttgaagaagccataagaaaaaaagaagaaagctacTTCGGTAACCCGAAGCATTACATGCTATTTTCTGGAGCTGCAATGGGAAGTGATACCTATTGGCAAAAATTAGGCGCCAAATACGGGGTTCGCGTGAAGGCATTTTCCTTCAAGACTCATGGCACGAAAGCTTGTGGTAGAGTTGTTCTGTCCGATGAACAATTACAACAGGCTGATGACTTCTTACACATggcaaacaaaactttaaaacgaCGTTTCCCAACCGGAAAATCCTACGTAAATAAGTTACTTCGAAGGAGCTGGCACCAAGTCAAGGATACCAGTGCAGTGTTTGCAATTGGAAAAATTAGCGTCCACGGGAATATAGTCGAGGGCGGCACTGGGTGGGCAGTGCAGATGGCTGTGGACGCCAGGAAACCCGTTTACGTGTTTGACATTGTCAGCAGTGGGTGGAAAATATATGACTATGGCAAGAAgaagttttcaatttttaagaCTGTGCCGAGACTGTCCTTAAATTTTACTGGAATCGGCACAAGAGCATTGCCTGAGAATGGGAAAGCTGCTATTGAAAAAGTATTCCAAGAAACGTTTGGGAAATTGCCAAGATAG